From Alteromonas australica, one genomic window encodes:
- the cofE gene encoding coenzyme F420-0:L-glutamate ligase, whose translation MPSLTITTIAGIPYIRKGDDLAAIIIEGLTHQVQKLDDGDILVIAQKVVSKAEGACVHIDEVTASDQAIQLAKKVNKDPRKVEVILSESKRLVKVHKHPNANEGIIITEHNLGHISANAAVDESNTDTPGELILLPKDPDASAKRIASALSHHYQCRVGIVISDTFGRPWRLGQTNVAIGLANIPALNLLEGELDAYGRPLKVTAPALADELAGASGLLMSKQGKCPVILFKGLEWACQPDSQASDLLRPTKEDLFA comes from the coding sequence TTGAGGGGCTTACTCACCAGGTGCAAAAACTGGATGACGGTGACATTTTAGTGATTGCACAAAAGGTGGTGTCGAAGGCGGAGGGCGCCTGCGTTCACATTGACGAGGTTACCGCCAGCGACCAAGCCATTCAACTGGCCAAAAAAGTCAACAAAGACCCGCGTAAAGTCGAAGTGATTTTATCTGAGTCGAAACGACTGGTTAAAGTACACAAACACCCGAATGCCAATGAAGGCATCATTATTACCGAGCATAACCTTGGCCACATTAGCGCCAATGCCGCGGTAGATGAATCCAATACCGACACACCCGGCGAACTTATTTTACTGCCCAAAGATCCTGACGCCAGCGCTAAACGCATAGCAAGCGCGTTGTCACATCATTATCAATGTCGAGTTGGCATAGTCATTAGCGATACCTTTGGCCGGCCATGGCGACTAGGGCAAACCAACGTCGCTATCGGGCTTGCCAATATTCCCGCCCTGAATTTATTAGAGGGGGAATTAGATGCTTACGGACGGCCCCTGAAAGTGACCGCTCCCGCCCTGGCCGACGAGCTCGCCGGCGCATCTGGACTACTGATGAGCAAACAGGGCAAATGCCCCGTCATTCTATTTAAAGGATTGGAGTGGGCGTGTCAGCCTGACAGCCAAGCTTCAGATTTATTAAGACCCACGAAAGAGGATTTATTCGCATGA